The Paraburkholderia caffeinilytica genome segment GCGTGGATAGATAATGTGTTCGGTTGCCAGCACGCGCCCGGCGAGCGTGGCGGGGGTGTCGCCGGCCTCGACAGGCACGGCCGCCTGCACGACGATCGGCCCGTGATCCAGCTGCGACGTGACAAAATGCACCGACGCGCCGTGCAGACGCACGCCGGCATCAAGTGCCTGTTGGTGGGTTTTAAGGCCCGGAAAGCTCGGCAGCAGCGACGGATGCACGTTCAGCATGCGTCCGGCGTAGTGATCGACGAAACCGGCCGTAAGCACCCGCATGAAGCCGGCAAGCACGACGAGATCAGGCGCAAAGCTGTCGATTTCTCGCGCCAGCGCGGCGTCGAAGCTGTCGCGATCGGGATACTGGCGGTGGTCGACCACCGCCGTGGCAATGCCATGCGACGCCGCGAACGCGAGGCCCGCAGCGTCGGGACGGTTGGCAATCACGGCGGCGACTTGCGCCGCCCAGCCCTCGTCCGCGCAGGCGCGAACGATCGCTTCCATGTTGCTTCCCCGTCCGGAAATCAGGATGACGAGTTTTTTCATCCGCGGATTTTATCATTCGGGGGACACTGAAACGGCGACGCGCCGCCGTCTCGTGCGCCGAGCGTTTATAATCGTTTGTTTTGCGGCACCTCGGCCGCCCTACCTCAAACCCGCTATCGTGAGAGTCTTCCGCGGTCTTCCCAATGCCGAAAGCCGTGCGCCCTGCGCACTGACCATCGGCAACTTCGACGGTGTCCACCGCGGCCATCAGGCTTTGCTCGCCCATGTCCGGGCCGCAGCCGATGCACGCGGCCTGCCCGTCTGCGTGATGACCTTCGAGCCGCACCCGCGCGAGTTCTTCAACCCCGCCGGCGCGCCGCCGCGAATCGCCATGCTGCGCGACAAGCTCGAGGCGCTGCGCACCAACGGGGTCGACCGGGTCGTGGTCGAGCATTTCAATCACACCTTCGCGAGCCAGTCGCCGGATACGTTTGTCGAACGGATCATCGTCAACGGGCTGCATGCGCGCTGGGTGATGATCGGCGACGACTTCCGCTACGGCGCGAAGCGTGCAGGCGATTTCGCCTCGCTCAAGGCCGCGGGTCAGCAGTACGGTTTCGAAGTCGAGCAGATGGCAACCGTGGCGGACCCGTCCGGCGCGCGCATTTCCAGCTCGGGTGTGCGGGCGGCGCTGGTCGCGGGCGATCTCGACTCCGCGCGCGCCGCGTTGGGCCGCGATTACCTGATCAGCGGCCATGTCGTGCATGGCATGAAGCTCGGCCGGGACCTCGGTTTCCCCACGCTCAATCTGCCGATCGCGCATAAGCGCCCGGCGCTTGCCGGCATTTTCATCGTGCGTGTGCATGGCGTGGCGGACGTTCCGCTGCCCGGCGTCGCCAGCCTCGGCCTGCGCCCCACCGTCGACGATTCCGGCCGCGTGCTGCTCGAAGTGCACCTGCTCGACTGGCACGGCGACGCGTATGGCAAACTCGTGCGCGTCGAATTCCTCAAGAAGCTGCGCGACGAGGAAAAATACGTCGATCTCGAAACGCTGACCGCCGCCATCGCGCGCGACGTCGCCAATGCGCGCGCGTGGTTCGCGGCCGTCGGCGCCGGCACGCCGGGCAGCCGTTCCACCGGTTTCGCCACCTCGGCCACCGACCGAATTAGATAGCCGCCGCGGTACATGCAAGCGCGCCAAGTGCTGCATGTACCCACAGCTGCGCGCATCGAAGGGCGTCCGTGGATCACGCGACATGCCTGCCGGGCGCGCCCAACGCCCTGCGCTTAATGCGCGTACCGCAGCCTCGCTGCGCTTAGAAAGAATTCACCGCGACCTCATCATGAGCAACAAGAAAGCCGATTCGAAACCGCAGTCCCGCTACCCGGTCAACCTGCTCGACACGCCGTTCCCGATGCGTGGCGACCTGCCCAAGCGCGAGCCGCAATGGGTCAAGGACTGGCAGGAACGCAAGGTCTACGAGACGATCCGCGCGGCCAGCAAAGGCCGCAAGAAGTTCATCCTGCACGACGGCCCGCCGTATGCGAACGGCGACATCCACCTCGGCCACGCGGTCAACAAGATCCTCAAGGACATGATCGTCAAGGCGCGCAATCTGGCGGGCTTCGACGCGGTCTACGTGCCGGGTTGGGATTGCCACGGCATGCCGATCGAAATCCAGATCGAAAAGCAGTTCGGCAAGTCGCTGCCGGCCGCCGAAGTGATGCAGAAGGCGCGCGCCTACGCGACCGAGCAGATCGAGAAGCAGAAGGTCGGCTTCCGCCGTCTGGGCGTGCTCGGCGACTGGGACAACCCGTACAAGACAATGAACTTCACGAACGAGGCCGGCGAGATCCGCGCGCTCGCGAAGATCATGGAAAAGGGCTATGTATATCGCGGCCTGAAGCCGGTCAACTGGTGTTTCGACTGCGGCTCGGCGCTGGCCGAAGCGGAAGTCGAATACGCGGACAAGACCGATCCGACGATCGATGTGCTGTTCAGCTTCGCGGAGCCGGAAAAGACCGCGCAGGCGTTCGGCCTGAAGGCACTGCCGCGCAACGAGGGCGGCATCGTGATCTGGACCACCACACCGTGGACCATCCCCGCCAACCAGGCGCTGAACCTGCATCCGGAAATCGTCTACGCGCTGGTCGACACGCCGCGCGGCTTGCTGATCCTGGCAGAAGAGCGTGTCGAAGCGTGCCTGAAACAGTACGAACTGGAAGGGTCGATCATCGCGACCACGCCGGGCGCGAAACTCGTCAACCTGCGCTTCAACCATCCGCTCTCCTCCGCTCATCCGAGCTACAAGCGCACGGCGCCGGTCTATCTCGGCGACTACGTGACGACCGAATCGGGTACGGGCGTCGTCCACTCGTCACCGGCCTACGGCGTGGAAGACTTCGTGTCCTGCAAGGCGCGCGGCATGGCGGATTCCGACATCATCAACCCGGTGATGGGCGACGGCCGTTACATCGAATCGCTCGCGCTGTTCGGCGGCCTGTCGATCTGGGCGGCCAATCCGCAGATCGTCGAAGCCCTGCAGGCAGCCGGCTCGCTGCTGCGCACCGAGCACTATCGGCACAGCTACATGCACTGCTGGCGCCACAAGACGCCGATCATCTACCGCGCGACCTCGCAATGGTTCGCCGGCATGGACGTGAAGCCGAACGACTCCGCCAGGACGCTGCGCGAAACCGCGCTCGAAGGCATCGAGAACACGGCCTTCTATCCGTCGTGGGGCAAGCAGCGCCTGTTCAGCATGATCGCCAACCGCCCGGACTGGACGCTGTCGCGTCAACGTCAATGGGGCGTGCCGATGGCGTTCTTCGTGCATAAGGAAACCGGCGATCTGCATCCGCGCACGCTGGAACTGCTCGAGGAAGTCGCGCAACGCGTCGAGAAGGCCGGCATCGAAGCCTGGCAAACGCTCGACCCGCGTGAGCTGCTCGGCGACGACGCCAACATGTACGAAAAGAACCGCGACACGCTCGACGTCTGGTTCGATTCGGGCACCACGCACTGGCACGTGCTGCGCGGCTCGCACAAAGACGAACTGCAATTCCCGGCCGACCTGTATCTGGAAGGCTCGGACCAGCACCGCGGCTGGTTCCACTCGTCGCTTCTGACCGCGTCGATGCTCGACGGCCGTCCGCCC includes the following:
- a CDS encoding bifunctional riboflavin kinase/FAD synthetase, which gives rise to MRVFRGLPNAESRAPCALTIGNFDGVHRGHQALLAHVRAAADARGLPVCVMTFEPHPREFFNPAGAPPRIAMLRDKLEALRTNGVDRVVVEHFNHTFASQSPDTFVERIIVNGLHARWVMIGDDFRYGAKRAGDFASLKAAGQQYGFEVEQMATVADPSGARISSSGVRAALVAGDLDSARAALGRDYLISGHVVHGMKLGRDLGFPTLNLPIAHKRPALAGIFIVRVHGVADVPLPGVASLGLRPTVDDSGRVLLEVHLLDWHGDAYGKLVRVEFLKKLRDEEKYVDLETLTAAIARDVANARAWFAAVGAGTPGSRSTGFATSATDRIR
- the purN gene encoding phosphoribosylglycinamide formyltransferase, translating into MKKLVILISGRGSNMEAIVRACADEGWAAQVAAVIANRPDAAGLAFAASHGIATAVVDHRQYPDRDSFDAALAREIDSFAPDLVVLAGFMRVLTAGFVDHYAGRMLNVHPSLLPSFPGLKTHQQALDAGVRLHGASVHFVTSQLDHGPIVVQAAVPVEAGDTPATLAGRVLATEHIIYPRAVRWFVEGRLALDGLRVTLTPPEPQWLFAGHTAGEGA
- the ileS gene encoding isoleucine--tRNA ligase; the protein is MSNKKADSKPQSRYPVNLLDTPFPMRGDLPKREPQWVKDWQERKVYETIRAASKGRKKFILHDGPPYANGDIHLGHAVNKILKDMIVKARNLAGFDAVYVPGWDCHGMPIEIQIEKQFGKSLPAAEVMQKARAYATEQIEKQKVGFRRLGVLGDWDNPYKTMNFTNEAGEIRALAKIMEKGYVYRGLKPVNWCFDCGSALAEAEVEYADKTDPTIDVLFSFAEPEKTAQAFGLKALPRNEGGIVIWTTTPWTIPANQALNLHPEIVYALVDTPRGLLILAEERVEACLKQYELEGSIIATTPGAKLVNLRFNHPLSSAHPSYKRTAPVYLGDYVTTESGTGVVHSSPAYGVEDFVSCKARGMADSDIINPVMGDGRYIESLALFGGLSIWAANPQIVEALQAAGSLLRTEHYRHSYMHCWRHKTPIIYRATSQWFAGMDVKPNDSARTLRETALEGIENTAFYPSWGKQRLFSMIANRPDWTLSRQRQWGVPMAFFVHKETGDLHPRTLELLEEVAQRVEKAGIEAWQTLDPRELLGDDANMYEKNRDTLDVWFDSGTTHWHVLRGSHKDELQFPADLYLEGSDQHRGWFHSSLLTASMLDGRPPYNALLTHGFTVDGEGRKMSKSLGNGIDPHEVANRLGAEIIRLWIASTDYSGELAISEEILKRVTEGYRRIRNTLRFLLANLSDFDFAQHARPVEDWLEIDRYAVALSANLQNDILSHYDKYEFHPVVAKLQTFCSEDLGGFYLDVLKDRLYTTAADSVARRSAQTALYHIAHGLLRQMAPFLSFTAEEAWKIFQPNSETIFTETYHAFPAVPEAGALLDKWTLLRAARSDVTKALEEARVANLIGSSLQAEVEIRASGARYDALTSLGDDLKFVLITSAANVVKVDSEAEEGVDVIASKYLKCERCWHYRADVGANAEHPNLCGRCFSNLFGNGETRSAA